A stretch of DNA from Oryza brachyantha chromosome 4, ObraRS2, whole genome shotgun sequence:
GGGGAATACTGGGATAGCTGTGAATATAGCCCCCCAGATTACCGTCTGAACTACAATCAGGGTATGGGAATCGTAATGGCATTGCTACTGATTGTTTATGTCATAGTGTTGTGATATCTGGCCTAAGTTCTCTAAAGTATATCCTTTGATTGATAACTGTGAATATTGAAATACTGTTTTTCTGTAGTTTACGATACTCTGTGTAATTGAAATTCTCTTGATTTTGAATTAACCACTGTCATGGTTCTCCTCTTTCATTGTTCTCTACTTCCTGTGCTATTTTGGAGATGAAACAAGGGATTACTTACTATTGTAAATGCATGGTGATTTCATTAGACTCGCTCTGTGTAGAAAGATTATGGTTTACACcatatacaaattttgaaacaGTTGCCTCAACTATTCAAATTGCTCCTTGCTTTACTGTGATGGAAATGgggtatgtgtgtgtgtgtgtacgcgcgcgtgtgtatatatgtatatgtatctatatatTGCATAGActgaatatttcttttttctttttagcagATAACCATCGGCAGAGAATTATCAATTGGATGGATAGCACTGGAGGACTTTGTGCTGCATTTGATTTTACAACAAAGGGTATTCTCCAGGTTAGAAATAGATCATTGTGCTAGTGATTAGTGAAACAGATAAATATCTTGACTCCTTTCTAGGCGTAAATATCTTTACTCTTTAGTGTTTAGTTTGACCAGTCTAGTGTTATTTTCAGGAAGCTGTCAAAGGTGAACTGTGGCGTTTGCGTGACCCTGAAGGAAAACCACCTGGTGCGATGGGCTGGTGGCCTTCAAGATCAGTCACATTTATTGAAAACCATGACACAGGATCCACTCAGGTATAGCACTTTATCTTCCTTACGTGCTCAAGGTAAGCTTAAACGTGCTAATATTTGTTTGcaaacaaactaattaaataactcATGATTGCAGGGTCATTGGCCATTCCCATCTGATCATATCATGGAGGTATGGTGTAAGGATTTCGATTGCTTTATTTTTGTCGTGTTTACTGTGCGATTGACTTTCAAAAACTACTTACCATTACAATGATAACTATGGCTGCGTTGGGCAAGCAGGGATAAGTTCTTATACCCcttgttttccgcgcgcacatttcccgaactactaaacggtgtattttttgcaaaaaatttctataggaaagttgtttaaaaaaacatattaatctattttttattttttactaattaattaatcatgtattaatctattgttACGTTTTCCGCGCTGGATAACTAACTCACCTCCACCCTCctaccgaacgcagcctatgACCCAATAAAAAAACTGCTTTTAATTCAGTTTATTATTAATGCTGGTTACAAACTTACAATCAGGCATTTTGCCCTCATTAATATTCATAACATATGGTCTCTCAGGGATATGCTTATATACTTACTCATCCTGGTATCCCCATGGTGTTCTATGACCATTTCTATGACAAAGGTGATTCCTTCCATGGCGGAATTGCAAAACTGGTATTGTGCTGAATCTTTAGTGCCCAAATGTTATCTTTGGTAACTGCCGGCTCTGAATTTCAAATGTTTTGTACCCAGATGGAGATTAGGAAATTCCAAGACATACACAGCCGTTCGGCGGTCAAAATCTTGGAGGCCAGATCAGACCTGTACTCTGCAATCGTTGACGATAAGCTGTGCATGAAGATTGGGGACGGCTCCTGGTGCCCAAGCGGACCAGAGTGGAAGCTGGCGGCCTGTGGTGATAAATATGCTGTTTGGCATAAGTAGATATACCAACATACTACTACTCCAGTAGCTTCTTTCTTTTGAACACGATATACCAAACATGCTGTTATTCCTTCACAGCCTGAACTGTACTTATAGTATATTGAAGTACACCATAGTAGTACTATATGCTTTGCTAAGGTGCTTGTAGATCATCCCACTGCAATTTATCGCAGCACACAGCagatatgtaaatatgtaaactgTAATGTGAATACGTAATGCCAATGCGCATTTAGGAATAAGAATATGCCTTTTTATAAAGCTTTCTTGtgtcttttttcctttttaaccTATTGCACGTGCCTTTGCCATATATTTGAGTGCTTTTGCAGAGTTTCGTCATCTGCAGGTGGTCGGCATTCACTGGACCTGGCAATCTTCCAAGGGAAGGAGGAGCAGATCGCTTCCTTCCCTCAGAAGACGCAGATTCAACTGGCATTCTTGCACACAACTCCCTGTATTTCTCTCAAATTTAACGCGACGTTAGCTGTTTGTACAATCAAAtcccttaaattttattcattgctggctTTTggggagaagaaaagaagaaacttTTGAAGTACCTGTATGACATATAAATGGCGGGAACTTGCATAAATTGAGGATTCAATTCCCGCCCTCGgtatcctctcctctcctctccccttcccATGGAGGCGGAACCGCCACCGGAGAGACACCGCGACCAACCCTCCACCTCCGGCGGCCTGGGCTActtccacctccgcctccacgccgccggtgcgcctgtcctcctcctcctccgctccgaCCGCCTCTACTCCCTATCcttctcccgccgccgcgggccccGCCTGCGCCTCCTCGCCTCCCCAGGCCGCCATCacagccggcgccggctccggcgcgACCCTGTCCTCAGCACATCGGGCTGCGTCGTCCGTCTCACGCACTGTTTCTCCAGCGACGACGCCGTGCGCGTCAACGGCCGGCCCCTCCTCCGTGGTAGGTGCCCGGTCGATCTggccgtcggcgacgaggtTTCTCTTCTTCGACGTGGCGCCAGGTATGGATTCTCGGTGGAGAAATTCGTCTCCTGCGAAGGGCCGGAGTTCGTGGCGGCGGAGCCCTGCGGGGAGGTTCTTGTGCTGCGGGCCGAGTCGCTCCTGAAGCGGCTGAGGGCGATATCGGAGAGCCATGATCCTCTTTCCTTCTTGAGGGATTCGAACTGTGCAGAGACTTGCAGCGAGGATGTTCCGGTGAAAAGGGCGAGGGAAGATGATTTCTTGCCCCTGAATACTCCAATTAATCCCATTGCCGAGGAGAATTTGCCGCTAGAACACTGTAATCTTGACCAGGGGAAATTGGAGCAATGCACTGATGCAGCAATTGCAAAAGAAGGCATTGATGAGTCCATTCAAGGAACCAAAGGGTGCAGCAATGGCAATACGGAGCAGAAAGACTGCAGCAATGGGAACACAGAGCAGCAGTACAATGAGGGTTGCTACTCAGATGGGAGCACATTCTTCCTGAATCGCCTCACTGGTTTTGGGCCTGCCACAAGAGTGGAGAAACAGAGTGGAGTGACACTTCCACAGCTTCTCCATCCTGTGGACAGTTTGGAGCGAGTATTTATCGCAACATTCACCTCGGATGTTTCATGGTGTGTCCTTTCTCTCTGTTCCTATATTTTCCCTTGCTTGCAACATTGAGAGAGATATGGTTGAATTGTTGATGGTAATACTAATTTGTGTATGGCCTAAGGTTTCTGGATTACTGCAAGGTTCCACAGAACCTGCCGGTGACAATAGCATGCCACAACAAGGAGAGGTGCTGGAGTGCGAGCCAGGAAAGTAGAACAGCAACCCCTTTCGGAAGCTATCCTAACCTACTATTAGTGTGAGTAGCAAACTTGTGTTTTGTTCAGTTGCTTTCTCCTCTTATATCTCACGCTTCTGCGAAGCACTGATGCTAATGTTAATTTTGTCCTCAAGTTATCCCCAATTCCCTGAAGAGATAGCATTTGGAAAAGATAGAAAGAAGCAAGGAGTGGCATGCCACCATCCGAAGCTCTTAGTGCTACAGAGGAAAGACAGCATGCGTATTGTTGTCACTTCAGCTAACTTAGTACCTAGACAGGTCGTTATCTTACTGCATTCATTGAAATGGTTTGTGCTATTTGTGGTGATTTCCACTGCCATACTCACTTAGTGAAAGTAAATTATGCTTGGTGCAGTGGTATCTCATAACAAACACAGTGTGGTGGCAAGATTTCCCTTGTAGGTCATCCCCAGATTATTCAGCTCTTTTTAGTAAAGCCGAGGAACCAAAATCAGATTTTGCTTCTCAGTTAGTTTCATTCATAGCATTCCTTGTCAATGAAGTTCCTAGCCAATCATATTGGATAAATGAGATAGCCAAGTACAATTTTGAAGGAGCTGCTGGATACCTCATTGCTTCAGTTCCAGGGATATATGCACACAGGCCTCACTACCTGGAGTCCAATTATTGCCTTTCAGTAAGTCTTATTTTCACAAATATTGTTTGTAGTTTACTTTATTGAAGCCATTTCAGTTAGCGACTTAACTAAGATTATTAGGCAGATATGCTAGGCCTAAGTGGGCTGTATTCCTAATCTAGGAACTAGATATTGCTCCTGTTCTTTCTAGTTTTAATCCATTCCTATTATCTAACTAACCACTGTCCATTATTTATGCAGAGAAAACAGATATTACGTACAAAATTGGCACATAGAGTGTTTCTTGGTTTTGTCCAAACATCTGTAGTTGGTCTATCCCACCGGTTTCACATGCCATCTGATGCTGGTTCTAAACTGAAAGCCTTGTCTGTGCTTCTTAGTAAATGCCATGTCAACATGCATGGAACTACCGAAGTGATTTTGAAGAGGAATACAAATATACCTGCAGATGCTAATGCTGTGAGTGTCCTTGTTGCTGATCTGGATAAATTTACCGAGGAAGGTACGTCTGTGCCTGCACATTTTTTGCCAAACAAACTTACCTCAAAATACTATGCGTTCCATGGTTCATGTGGCAAACACATACTtggaattttcttttattttaagtaATAGCCATGTCCAATGCCTGAAACAGATTCAGTCCATCTTGGTTTCCTGCCTAGAGAGGTTGCAAAGTGGGTATCTCCCCTCAGTGACTTGGGGTTCTTcaaattttctggatttatcTACCCCAAAGAAGCCCTGGAAGCTGCATATGGAGTAACTAATACAAAAGTGCAGTTGCTTCTCCATGTATCAaaggtatataaaaaaatcttgtgGGTAACTTTTCATAAGTTGGGGAATTATTGTGAAATTTTCCATGCATGTCTTACTGTCTCATAAAATTCAGGGTGCAGAGTTTTCTCAAATTTCAGGACTGATCCAGGATGAGCATCTTCCTTTGTTGTGCTCATTACTAGCATCCTTAAAGCGGTCCCTTGGACTCTGGCGATTAGAAGAGGTTTGCAATTTTATATGGGCCATATGCCCATATATGACCTTGATTTGATAAAGTGTGTTATGCATCAACTGAATTAGATTTCTGTTAGATGATTGTACTATTCCATATTATTTGGTGAATTAGTTCTTTTGAGAAAAACATGACCACTGGCAGTAGTTTGAAGGTGATCGGAATAATGCAAATTCATAATTGCTAGCTTTAATGTGAGATAATCCATACCACCTGTTCTATTTACTTGCATTAACCAAGTTTCTGAGCTGTAATCTCCATTGGATCAAACAGGTGTTGTCACATTTCAAATGGCCTGAAACACTTGAGACTGATTTTTTCTACAGTGAGTAAAGCATTTTTTTGTTGGCTGGAATCAATTATCTTATTCAGGGATTCTCTCTtcagatttaaaatatttgtaggTGCTTCATCTATTGGGACTTCAATTAATCCACAGTTCATTGCAAGCTTTGCTTCAGCAGCTGGTAAACGATCCAACCCGGATTTGGAGTCTGAAGAGTCTGATCCAGAGGTAATTTTTGACTGTTTATTGAAGCATACTCTATTCCAAATAAATCCCtgtcctttttttaaaaaaaaatcaattctgcAAGGACATAACTTTTACCAATTATCATTGGTTTTCCTAGTGGGGTTGCTGGACAACAAACCATGAGCTAAAGAAGCCATCTATCAATTTGCTGTTTCCAACAATTGACAGAGTGAAAAATGGTGCTTGTGGAATTCAATTGTCCAGGCATTTGTTTTCTCTTCCCGAGGTAGATTCTTCTTCtttcaaattattatttgcACAATTTACCAATAAGAGAGTTCATATTGTATGTGCATTATACTTGACGTGCTTGTAAGGCTGTAACCCAAGTCTTCGTTTTTGGTCTAAAGCTGCATACTATCCTTGCATGGTTTAGTTCAGTGACTTAAAGAAATTATGCAAATCGGAATAAGCAACCATATCGGTCTATTTAGAGGAGCAATACTAAGCATATTGCTAATTCATGGTATACATTTAGTATTGCAGTGGGAGTAACTCTTTCCTTTTGGCAGAGAACATGGCAAAGATTGAGATCTACTGGTATATTTCGTGATGCAATCCCACATCCATATCACAGGATAGGACATCCTATGCATGTCAAGGTATTATGATACATATTTTGGGGAGTATCATTGGTTAAGTTctgtatcatttttttagtgaCACCAGTTTAAATCATTGCAGGTTGCCCAGAGACGTTTTAGATCTCGTCTAGGCAGACACTCATTTGGTTGGACTTACTGTGGGTCTCACAATTTCAGTCCAGCAGCCTGGGggcatatactccctccacccAAAGCAAATCCTAGTGAAGTCAGGGCAGTTTCTTCTGGTCCAAGGCTACACATTTGCAACTATGAGCTTGGCATCATCCTCATTGTTCCACCATCGAGCATGTCAAAGCAGACCAGTGGAAGGAGGCGTGAGATCAATGACATTGCGCTGCCATTTGTCGTCCCTCCACCGCAATATAAGCCAGGTGATAGGCCTGCGACATCGTTGGCCATGCGAGAGGCCATGGCTGAAGCTAGTATTCTGCAAAGTAACGATTTAGTAGACTTGTCGGAGGATACCGACGAGGATTTACCTAATGAAGACAATGATGATGAGCATTTGATTGAGCTATCTGATTGCTCTCCTGAAGAGAAGGAAGAGGAGAAGATCTACGCGGAGACGTTATGGGAGCAAGTAGATTCTTCACAAAGCCAGGAAATGGACCAGAATGACCACTGAAGTTGAAGTGTTTCTGGAGGTTTACGCAGGAGATGCATACTTATGGTCGATAGGAGAATTTGCCTGACAAGAAGAGTGCATAAGTGGAGTTAGTAACATCACAAACAAATACGCTCCAGCACTTCTCTGTGAAGTGTCTGATTGGCTGCTCAGAGAACAAGAAAAGTTCTTGCCATTGCATCTCAAACTCTCAAGAGCAGGTAGCCGCACAATCTGACGAAATCCGCCTAAAACCATGATTCTTTCTCATTGAAGCTGATTGATTCCACTGTCATTTGTTAGAATTAGATTTACAGAGTGCACTGTACACTGTACATTTGTTGTCATTCTTTCTTGCATTGAAATACATCTATACTTCAACTTTACAGCGTTCAGTTGAGTTTACGTTTTATCACATAGAAGAATCACGGCCGTCCAAACAGATCTGGACGGTGTCGATGCATCGTCTGGAGCTCCTGctcaataataaaaataaaaacaatataaaatccACCGTGTCAAGCCTCACGCCACACCAGAGGCCACACGCGACAGCCACATGAAATTCGGGAACGCGACGTGGCAGCGAGAGGGGCCAGGGCTCCAAGCCACAAAACCGCCCacgcgaggcgaggcgagacgAGACACGAATCCGCCGCTCCCGACGCAGcaacgccgtcgccgtcgccgccggaatAGAGCAGGAGGAGCGCTCGCGGGAGCACCTCCACCCACCCGTTTGGGTTCCCTCGGCAGACCGAGTGACATGTCCCCCTCGCCGCTGCTcgtccggccgccggcgccggcgccggcgagcccgtcCCTGCCGCCTCGCCGGTGCGCTCCGGCCGTAGCCTCTCCGGCGCTCCGCGTGGCTCCGTCCAGCGCCTCTGCAGCCCCATTCTCCAGGTAAACCCCACTCTGCCTTCCTCGTTCACTGGCTTGCTGCGAAATTTGCGTGCAACGGATGGGGATTTCGGCTTGGAATTTAGCGTGACGCGGGTTTCTCTTGATGCCGCAGGCTGCTCACCAGGCGCAATTTTGCTGCGTCTGATATTAGAGAGGACTACTCCTCCACTCCAATTGATGTCGTTGCCGATGTAAAAACCGAGAAGGCAAGAATTTGAGCAGCAGTTCCATATGATTCGGCCTCTGTGAGGTAATGCCGTTTTGCCACCCAATATCCTGAAGTGTTTCTCGATGTTTGCAGATTGTGGTGTTGGGAGGGAGTGGATTTGTTGGCTCTGCTATTTGCAAAGCTGCTGTCTCTAAGGGCATTGAGGTTGTGAGCCTTAGCAGGTAGCAAGTTTTCTCTTGTACATTGATTCCTTGAAACACAACACTATATGTTGTGTACGTCAAGTTAATATTGAGAAATGCAATTTTTTATCAAGTTCCTACATCTTTTCAATAGCTTTCAGTTTATCTTTCTTGGTCCATTTCTCTATTTGACTTGATTGTTTTGGTAAATTGGGTCAAACAACCTGGTCCCACAATGTTAATCACTTTATTAAGGTCTTGCATGACTGCTCGAGTAAGTTGCGCAGTGTACACTCCTGAATTCTCTGTACGCAGCGGAAACCAAAGTTCAGTAcatgatgaattgatgataATTCATGGcttacgttttttttttaattgagaGTACAAATACATTCATCAAGGGGGCTAG
This window harbors:
- the LOC102702373 gene encoding uncharacterized protein LOC102702373, whose product is MGQMVSDDKFEEQAARNGEIIKNGREILFQAFNWESHKHNWWSYLEDKVVDLAKSGFTSAWLPPPTQSLSPEGYLPQNLYCLDSCYGSLHDLKALLRKMNENNVRAMADVVINHRVGTTQGSNGMYNRYDGIPLSWDERAVTCCSGGKGNKSTGDNFDGVPNIDHTQPFVRKDIIDWLIWLRENIGFQDFRFDFTKGYAAKFVKEYIEQSKPLFAVGEYWDSCEYSPPDYRLNYNQDNHRQRIINWMDSTGGLCAAFDFTTKGILQEAVKGELWRLRDPEGKPPGAMGWWPSRSVTFIENHDTGSTQGHWPFPSDHIMEGYAYILTHPGIPMVFYDHFYDKGDSFHGGIAKLMEIRKFQDIHSRSAVKILEARSDLYSAIVDDKLCMKIGDGSWCPSGPEWKLAACGDKYAVWHNDDAVRVNGRPLLRGRCPVDLAVGDEVSLLRRGARYGFSVEKFVSCEGPEFVAAEPCGEVLVLRAESLLKRLRAISESHDPLSFLRDSNCAETCSEDVPVKRAREDDFLPLNTPINPIAEENLPLEHCNLDQGKLEQCTDAAIAKEGIDESIQGTKGCSNGNTEQKDCSNGNTEQQYNEGCYSDGSTFFLNRLTGFGPATRVEKQSGVTLPQLLHPVDSLERVFIATFTSDVSWFLDYCKVPQNLPVTIACHNKERCWSASQESRTATPFGSYPNLLLVYPQFPEEIAFGKDRKKQGVACHHPKLLVLQRKDSMRIVVTSANLVPRQWYLITNTVWWQDFPCRSSPDYSALFSKAEEPKSDFASQLVSFIAFLVNEVPSQSYWINEIAKYNFEGAAGYLIASVPGIYAHRPHYLESNYCLSRKQILRTKLAHRVFLGFVQTSVVGLSHRFHMPSDAGSKLKALSVLLSKCHVNMHGTTEVILKRNTNIPADANAVSVLVADLDKFTEEDSVHLGFLPREVAKWVSPLSDLGFFKFSGFIYPKEALEAAYGVTNTKVQLLLHVSKGAEFSQISGLIQDEHLPLLCSLLASLKRSLGLWRLEEVLSHFKWPETLETDFFYSASSIGTSINPQFIASFASAAGKRSNPDLESEESDPEWGCWTTNHELKKPSINLLFPTIDRVKNGACGIQLSRHLFSLPERTWQRLRSTGIFRDAIPHPYHRIGHPMHVKVAQRRFRSRLGRHSFGWTYCGSHNFSPAAWGHILPPPKANPSEVRAVSSGPRLHICNYELGIILIVPPSSMSKQTSGRRREINDIALPFVVPPPQYKPGDRPATSLAMREAMAEASILQSNDLVDLSEDTDEDLPNEDNDDEHLIELSDCSPEEKEEEKIYAETLWEQVDSSQSQEMDQNDH